One Neoarius graeffei isolate fNeoGra1 chromosome 9, fNeoGra1.pri, whole genome shotgun sequence genomic window, tggccgtgttgactttggacttgataaaatacagtggaccaacaccagcagatgacatggcaccccaaatcatcacagactgtggaaacttcacactgggcttcaaaccccttggattctgtgcctctccactcttcctccagactctagaaccgtgatttccaaattaaatgcaaaatgtactttcatctgaaaaagaggactttggaccactgagcaacagtccatttctttctctccttagcccagataagacacttctggcattgtctctggctcaggagtagcttgatattaggaatgcaaaagttgtatcccctttctcaaagtctgttcgtgatgggtcttgatacactgacaccaaccTCCGTCCACTCctggtgaagctctcccaagttcttgaatcaacttttcttgacaatcctctcaagattgcagccatccctgttgcttgtgcaccttttccagccacccttttcagcaatgaccttttacagcttgccctccacaaggagggtatcagtgatcatcttctggacaacagtcaagtcagcagtcttccccatgattgtggttgtgtgtactgaactagaccaagatatacactgttcatactgttttactcaaactcaaaatattctaatattttgagatggtttatgtttttgtactgtatgccatactgattaaaatagaaaaatgcttgaaaaacattcgtttgtgtaatgagtctaataaacatttttaacttaactgatggaaaatatagaactttcacaatattctaatttgagatgcactagtatatgcagCCATCATCTGACCAAGTTACACTGCAATGTTCAAGACACAATTAAGCCACTTTTGGGAATTGGCTCCACCCAGTGTTGGTTATGGCTCAGTGCACTACATTGTTAAACCCTCTTCAGTGTGGAATGCTgctattaaaggatatgggacatgaaacataaaagcacgctatatcagtttctttccattaaaaatatgaattaattgcatcaacaaacacaaaatcatctattaaatttagcaaaatcgttatattcgtgatatggcatttctgctcgacttccgatatgcattttctacaaccggaaaagccgctgtcacgtgatcatacgtcacaaaaactttcgggcacagcacaagcgggtagatgaatggagaagtgaatgacaagaaaattgtttttatagtctttaaagtacattggacatcatggtgtattgtgctgcttatggttgcaataattccaatgggaaatgccctggagttagtttttttgcattcccaaggacctgaagctgaggaaagtgttggctcacctgcgcatgcgcagtagtgatgtgtcagtcgcgaacgatccggttcaaagagccggctctttggtgggagccgaattagttttttgtccttaggtgcctcagagagagagacttccacaaaaaaagttgctgtccgattgcgtctttgtgttgcctattaccattcaaaggaaaaaaaagtagcatggtgtacgcctactttttttggtttggggggggggggggggggttgatgtcattcacagctgcgaaaatacgaaaattggtgtaatgcttaaagcgcaggggagaggagtctaatattttatttaaaatattttgttgcacattgttctgtttgttaaaataatttccaacttcacTTCatcgtttcttaggcctgatttatacttcataatttattttggttcgaattgatagggtctaacttcacatctctgtgaaacatcgggaatgtctggtgtccatttcggtaacctgtttacattagattcccaagcgctggctccttggaaagtttgttACGTCACAGGTCacatgaccacctagctcattaaggaatccttgttttacgctgatgtatataaAAAACTTGAATGTTGATTTTCACAtttgacaccctgcagtgatttagatggcatttcttatgtcctttatacgtaattatgcccagaaaaaaaaaaaatccatgtcccatatcctttaaagggcatattctggaccaatttcaggttgttttttatataaaaaaaaaaaaatgaaagcatgtccctttacacactcatccagaagggtaattttgcacaaggccatctgtctacagcacaaGGGGGAGGGGAAAACCCCccacacatctggaaaaatcccaagtcgggtctggagccagaatcatgAGGTTATCTGCAGAAGCATGAACAGGCTGCACAAGCCTTGCACAGTacaagtgcacagcctgtgtaggccAAGCACTCCCACTTCTCTTTGTCTGGTCttctggaaaacgatgagtactaatcccatcaagattggtgttgctacaccctcctacaatacatctattaaccattttaataattacgcaataacattgaagaaacttgcagaaaaccaccaggttgttttctcaaacaaaacGGCActaacgtaggattcagagggaggagtCCCACAGATGACTGATTTCCATGAAGTGTTTGCtgagaaatccaaatggcaagttttcagaggcagatgaattcacctcaaatggcttgatttcaactgactttctctggtattgcacaaggtttaaaaaaaaaaaaaaaaaaaaaaaccacacaacaaCCCACACTGCAAAATGTTAGCCATTTGAccagtttaatataaaatgggagaattacattgatcttgctcatgAATTTACgcatgatatgccctttaaaaccCCAaccatggaaagaaaaaaaaaaaaaaaaagttgtgcagTGACAGCTTACCTGCAGGTATTTTTTCGTAGGCCAGTAATCTGATTTACAACACCAACAAATAAAAGGACTTCCATACCTCCACAACACTGTCAGAATTTAACCCCAACCTATTGGGGGGGGTAATAGATCAGTAGGATTTAAGAAAAGAGAATTAAACAGGTCTGTGCCCATCTCAGTGTTTATTCATTTAAATGGTCAGTGTTTAATCCTCCACATGAGAAAGAGAGATTACAGACAGGAAGATACTCTCGTTTCAACTCCTAGGGTTAATGATGGAGGGTCTGCTGATCAGTGCAGAGGCAGTTTTAACTCCTTCCTCGCAGGGTGTGTTTATCAAACAGGTACTCAGCCATACGGTTGTTGGCGGCATCCATCTTTGTGAGGTTGGTGATGTGGTCACCCAGTTTTTTTATGGTCTCCACCTGCTCATTCAGGTAGTGAGACTCCAGGAAGTCACAGAGCTGATGGACAAGGAAGAAAACGGATGCAATAAGTAGAGCAGTCTCACCCTCAACAGCCAACAGGAATCATGATCAGTTTAACATTCTCTCAGCACTCACATGAGGATCTCCATTATCAGTGGAGAGCTTGTGCAGGTCCAGCAGAGCCTGGTTCACAGTCTTCTCCAGCTGCAGAGCACACTGCATGGCCTCCAGTCCACTGCCCCACTCATCACGCTCTGGTTTCTGAAAGGGCACACACCTGATTATAGCACACATTACAAACACCTCTTCAGGTCTGATTTAGGATCAGAGCTCAGGTCATTTTAAACCCTCACAGCAGGAAGCAGTAATTAATTCCTAAAAGCCATCTTCATTTGAGGACCACTGTTCTGTAGCTTAGAATGGCAAACACTTTAAAACAATTAAATCTCACCTACATATTCTCAAAAAACATCCAAGTTAGAGAAAGTGTGTCAATTTTAAAGTGATGCTAAGAACAGGCTCCCCTGGGCATGGCCACTTGCACTGAAACAGGACATCTGCTTGGGACACAGCCTTCCCACTCAGACACTGCTTACCTCAGTGACACAGAATCAAATAAAAAGCTCAACATTTCAACCCTCTCAGATCTTCATCAGCTTCTCTACCTGAGAAAGCTGAAACCTTAACGTTTCACAAACATGTGACCTTTAACCCCGAAACGCACCCGAAAGTCCCGCACTGCTGCTGGCGGAGCGCCTCCTCCTGAGAGTCAGATACAGGGATGAGAAATAAAGCGCTGCGCTCTCACCTTGACGTCCTGGAGGAAAACGCGGCCGCCTCTCTTGTTCTGGAAGGACACAAACTTCTCCGCGTGCTCGCGCTCCTCGTGCGCGTTCTCTCTGAAGAAACGCGCGAAACCCTCGAGCGCGACGTCATCGCGAGTAAAGTAGCAGGCCTGAGGTAAAATAATAATGTAAACAACCGAGCCGTAAAGCACAGAAACACATCCCACACCCTCTCCGCCAGCTCTCCACCTCCAACCCCaccgcactcacacacactctgagcTCCTCACCATGGAGGTGTAGGTGTAGGAGGAGTAAAGCTCCAGGTTCACCATCTTGTTAACGGCGGCCTCGCAGTCGCGGTGGTAGTTCTGACGGATCTGAGAAGTCTCCATTTCGGCTGGTtttaaaaggcaaaaaaaaaaaaataacagaccTTCTGTTAAACGCCGAATAATAAACAGAATGCGAGCAGGAAGCCGTTCCGTTCAATCACTGTTAAAGCAAGAACCTCCTTCCAGATCTGTGCGGGGAACCGACCGCCTTCTCATTTATTCTCACTGTGGCAACGTGACGCAGAgacaatcagccaatcacataggaGAATTTAACCACGCAGTAGGCGGGGTAAAGCCAGATTGGCTAATACAGACTGTTACTGACAAAGCCGTCAGTTTATTTGTTTCGCACTTTGACCAACagaaattgtcgcaaagcagcttcacgaAAAAATATTGATTGATCGATCGATTGATTGTTAAAATTGTATAAACATGATATAATAACataataaattataatttaatAAAGTGCAAGCACTTATTTACATGGTGGTCCAAAAGGAGTTACATGATCAACATGGGAGCAAAAGTTAAAGTTTAAAAGACTTAactttaattttatccctaataaattgatTTATCCCTTATGAGCAGGTCTGAGGCGACGGTGGCGAGGAGAAATTCCCTCAGCCGACAGTAAAATAGTCAGGAAAAGTTTTGTTCCTGAGTGAAGTGTGATGCAGCAGTTTTGTTCCTGTGCTGTGTGAAACCCACAACGAGGACTATCAAGCTCTGGTTTGAGGGTGCTGATTCCACTCTCCAGCATCAATAGGTCGTATTCAGTcgcgtacagtggatataaaattgtacagattagattagattagattagattagattagattagattagattagattagattagattagattagatagaactttattgatccctttggggtgCTAACCCTAAACCCCcaataaaatgatatttttttctgatgtgtaaaaaaaaaaaagagaccaagataaataattttaaaacttttcccacttttattgtgacctataacctgtacaattcacttgaaaaacaaacaaatcagatACAATCAACCAATCAGATATGAGAATTTAACCATGCAGTAGGCGGGGTAAAGTCAGATTGGCTAATACAGACTAActgttgctttaaaaaaaaaaaaaaaaaagaattatttctCCAA contains:
- the LOC132891112 gene encoding ferritin, middle subunit-like encodes the protein METSQIRQNYHRDCEAAVNKMVNLELYSSYTYTSMACYFTRDDVALEGFARFFRENAHEEREHAEKFVSFQNKRGGRVFLQDVKKPERDEWGSGLEAMQCALQLEKTVNQALLDLHKLSTDNGDPHLCDFLESHYLNEQVETIKKLGDHITNLTKMDAANNRMAEYLFDKHTLRGRS